The following proteins are co-located in the Xyrauchen texanus isolate HMW12.3.18 chromosome 43, RBS_HiC_50CHRs, whole genome shotgun sequence genome:
- the LOC127635767 gene encoding LOW QUALITY PROTEIN: acetyl-coenzyme A thioesterase (The sequence of the model RefSeq protein was modified relative to this genomic sequence to represent the inferred CDS: inserted 3 bases in 2 codons; substituted 1 base at 1 genomic stop codon), which yields MGSKGHSILVGSSEKGRKSGSGSVEVQMCQSILPCHANYQGELGAGQLLKWMDTIACLAAERHAGTACVTASMDDIRFEETVRVGQVINIKARVNRAFNTSMEVGIYVMVQEVLSGIMKRVCVAFSTFVVKPRGTQKVTLKPVDVHGSVEVMLEHFLAAERRRLXNEEAFKNLMMDYYNLQDKGLWSRKAIVPLISTELTQVESIELVLPPHANHHGNTFSGQIMAWMENVATLAASRLCGXSSLRAVDMFQFRGPSSVGDRLVFKAMVNNAFQTSVEVGVRVEAYNCEKWSEGTPRHINSAFMIYYIPAESERQTFPDVTFTTHVRWRERFLGAVVRKRIXMAGTHILYSRDEGPISVPWGRNNQVYLGYNNVAALTVLAGKQGWEASNINDKVEVHVHEKADLLCLRVDMEVRTSAVNAFSLLNDLRLRPCWDKHYLSCEEVEKGDEEETVYHVKCGTIHGCKSQDFVFLLSKRQPCKDGDPYVIALRSVTVATVPPDENCIRSEAKCAGFLIHEISYSTCKVSYYNQVTSGVLPYVEGNLAGWSKSMEETAMSCISFMEQDLLTTAF from the exons ATGGGCAGCAAGGGTCATTCAATTCTGGTCGGATCCAGCGAGAAGGGACGCAAGTCCGGGTCTGGCTCGGTAGAGGTGCAGATGTGCCAATCCATCTTGCCCTGCCATGCCAACTACCAGGGAGAACTGGGTGCAGGACAGCTGCTGAAGTGGATGGACACTATTGCCTGCCTTGCAG CTGAAAGACATGCAGGAACAGCATGCGTAACAGCTTCGATGGACGATATTCGGTTTGAAGAGACAGTGAG GGTTGGGCAGGTTATCAATATCAAAGCCAGAGTGAATAGAGCTTTCAACACCAGTATGGAG GTGGGGATCTATGTAATGGTACAAGAAGTTCTCAGCGGCATTATGAAGAGAGTTTGTGTGGCTTTCTCCACTTTTGTCGTGAAACCAAGAGGGACACAGAAG GTCACTCTTAAGCCTGTGGATGTTCACGGTTCTGTAGAGGTGATGCTAGAACATTTTCTAGCTGCAGAAAGACGGAGACT CAATGAGGAGGCCTTCAAAAATCTTATGATGGACTATTACAACCTTCAAGACAAGG GACTGTGGAGCAGAAAAGCCATTGTGCCCTTGATATCGACTGAACTCACTCAGGTCGAGAGCATCGAGTTGGTGTTACCACCACACGCCAATCACCATGGTAACACTTTCAGTGGACAGATCATGGCCTGGATGGAGAATGTAGCTACCTTGGCAGCCAG TCGTTTGTGCG CTTCTTCTCTAAGAGCAGTAGACATGTTCCAATTCCGAGGTCCCTCAAGTGTTGGTGACAGACTAGTGTTCAAAGCAATGGTCAACAATGCCTTTCAGACCAG TGTGGAGGTGGGTGTTCGGGTGGAGGCATATAACTGTGAAAAGTGGAGTGAGGGGACACCGAGACACATCAACAGTGCTTTCATGATTTATTATATACCAGCTGAGAGTGAAAGACAAACATTTCCTGATGTCACTTTCACAACTCATGTAA GATGGAGAGAAAGATTTCTTGGTGCAGTTGTCAGGAAGAGAATTTGAATGGCAGGTACAC ACATCTTGTACTCAAGAGACGAGGGACCCATTTCTGTGCCTTGGGGCCGTAATAATCAG GTGTATTTGGGGTACAACAATGTGGCCGCTCTTACAGTCTTAGCTGGAAAACAGGGCTGGGAAGCCAGCAACATCAATGATAAG GTAGAAGTCCATGTGCACGAGAAGGCAGATCTGTTGTGCTTAAGAGTTGATATGGAGGTCCGGACATCAGCTGTTAATGCTTTCTCGCTGCTCAACGACCTGCGATTAAGGCCATGTTGGGACAAACACTATTT GAGCTGTGAGGAGGTCGAGAAAGGAGACGAGGAGGAAACTGTTTATCATGTTAAATGTGGCACAATTCATGGATGCAAAAGTCAGGATTTTGTGTTTCTGTTGTCAAAAAGGCAACCCTGCAAAGATGG AGACCCATATGTGATAGCGCTCCGCTCTGTCACCGTGGCAACAGTTCCACCTGATGAGAACTGCATTCGAAGTGAAGCAAAATGTGCAGGATTCCTAATTCATGAAATCAGCTATTCAACCTGCAAG GTGTCTTACTACAATCAGGTGACCTCTGGAGTGCTACCCTATGTAGAGGGAAATTTAGCAGGCTGGTCCAAATCCATGGAAGAGACAGCAATGTCCTGCATCTCATTTATGGAGCAAGATTTGCTTACTACAGCGTTCTGA